In one window of Streptomyces sp. FXJ1.172 DNA:
- the gltB gene encoding glutamate synthase large subunit, producing MRTPRQPSQHSANGRNWSFMDARPAAQGMYDPRNERDACGVGFVATLTGEASHTLVEQALTVLRNLEHRGATGSEPDSGDGAGILSQVPDAFFREVAGFDLPAAGSYAVGIAFLPEEGTDDAVSRIETIAEEEGLTVLGWREVPVAPELLGATARSTMPAFRQIFVTDNASEGIALDRKAFVLRKRAEREAGVYFPSLSARTIVYKGMLTTGQLEPFFPDLSDRRFGSAVALVHSRFSTNTFPSWPLAHPYRFVAHNGEINTVKGNRNWMRARESQLVSDLFGDKKLDRIFPVCTPDASDSASFDEVLELLHLGGRSLPHSVLMMIPEAWENHDSMDAARRAFYGFHSTMMEPWDGPACVTFTDGTQVGAVLDRNGLRPGRYWVTDDGLVVLGSEVGVLDIDPAKVVRKGRLQPGKMFLVDTAEHRIIEDDEIKATLAAEQPYAEWLEAGEIELGDLPEREHIVHTHASVTRRQQTFGYTEEELRVILAPMARTGAEPIGSMGTDSPIAALSERPRLLFDYFTQLFAQVTNPPLDAIREELVTSLRSSLGPQGNLLDPTAASCRSVVLPFPVIDNDELAKLIHINADGDMPGFKAATLSGLYRVSGGGDSLAARIAEICAEADAAIDNGARLIVLSDRHSDAEHAPIPSLLLTAAVHHHLIRTKQRTHVGLLVEAGDVREVHHVALLIGFGAAAVNPYLAMESVEDLLRAGTFLDGIEPEKAIKNLIYALGKGVLKVMSKMGISTVASYRGAQVFEAVGLDEAFVEKYFNGTATKIGGVGIDVIAQEVAARHAKAYPASGIAPAHRALEIGGEYQWRREGEPHLFDPETVFRLQHSTRTARYDIFKKYTDRVNEQSERLMTLRGLFGFKSDRAPVSIDEVEPVSEIVKRFSTGAMSYGSISKEAHETLAIAMNQLGGKSNTGEGGEDPERLYDPARRSAIKQVASGRFGVTSEYLVNADDIQIKMAQGAKPGEGGQLPGHKVYPWVAKTRHSTPGVGLISPPPHHDIYSIEDLAQLIHDLKNANPQARIHVKLVSEVGVGTVAAGVSKAHADVVLISGHDGGTGASPLTSLKHAGGPWELGLAETQQTLLLNGLRDRIVVQTDGQLKTGRDVVIAALLGAEEFGFATAPLVVSGCVMMRVCHLDTCPVGIATQNPVLRDRFAGKAEYIVNFFRFIAEEVRELLAELGFRSIEEAVGHAEMLDVERAVDHWKAQGLDLEPLFHVPSLPEGAVRHRIVAQDHGLEKALDNELIRLAADALAADDATEAQPVRAQVAIRNINRTVGTMLGHEVTKKFGGAGLPDDTIDITFTGSAGQSFGAFLPRGVTLRLEGDANDYVGKGLSGGRVVVRPDRAADHLAEYSTIAGNTIGYGATGGELYLRGRTGERFCVRNSGALVVSEGVGDHGCEYMTGGHAVVLGPTGRNFAAGMSGGVAYVIDLDRDNVNAGNADAVEALDEADKQWLHDVVRRHAEETGSTVAGKLLADWDTAAARFSKIIPSTYKAVLAAKDAAERAGLTETEITEKMMEAAING from the coding sequence ATGCGTACGCCGCGCCAGCCGTCCCAGCACTCCGCGAATGGCCGGAACTGGTCCTTCATGGATGCTCGCCCTGCTGCGCAGGGTATGTACGACCCCCGCAACGAGCGCGACGCCTGTGGCGTCGGCTTTGTCGCCACTCTCACCGGCGAGGCATCCCACACGCTGGTCGAACAGGCCCTCACCGTCCTGCGCAACCTCGAGCACCGCGGTGCCACCGGCTCCGAGCCCGACTCGGGCGACGGCGCCGGCATCCTCTCGCAGGTGCCCGACGCCTTCTTCCGTGAGGTGGCCGGATTCGACCTTCCCGCGGCGGGCTCCTACGCGGTAGGAATCGCCTTCCTGCCGGAGGAGGGGACCGACGACGCCGTCTCGCGGATCGAGACGATCGCCGAGGAGGAGGGCCTCACCGTCCTCGGCTGGCGTGAGGTTCCGGTCGCGCCCGAGCTGCTGGGTGCCACCGCCCGCTCGACCATGCCGGCCTTCCGGCAGATCTTCGTCACCGACAACGCCAGCGAGGGCATCGCGCTGGACCGCAAGGCCTTCGTGCTGCGCAAGCGCGCCGAGCGGGAGGCAGGTGTCTACTTCCCGTCCCTGTCCGCGCGCACGATCGTCTACAAGGGCATGCTGACCACCGGCCAGCTCGAGCCCTTCTTCCCGGACCTGTCCGACCGCCGCTTCGGCTCCGCGGTCGCGCTCGTCCACTCACGCTTCTCCACGAACACCTTCCCGTCGTGGCCGCTCGCGCACCCGTACCGCTTCGTCGCGCACAACGGTGAGATCAACACCGTCAAGGGCAACCGCAACTGGATGCGCGCCCGCGAGTCCCAGCTGGTCTCCGACCTGTTCGGCGACAAGAAGCTGGACCGGATCTTCCCCGTCTGTACGCCGGACGCCTCCGACTCCGCCTCCTTCGACGAGGTGCTGGAGCTGCTGCACCTGGGCGGCCGCTCGCTGCCGCACTCCGTGCTGATGATGATCCCGGAGGCGTGGGAGAACCACGACTCGATGGACGCGGCCCGGCGCGCCTTCTACGGCTTCCACTCCACGATGATGGAGCCCTGGGACGGCCCGGCCTGTGTCACCTTCACCGACGGCACCCAGGTCGGCGCTGTGCTCGACCGCAACGGTCTGCGTCCCGGCCGCTACTGGGTCACCGACGACGGCCTCGTCGTCCTCGGCTCCGAGGTCGGCGTCCTCGACATCGACCCGGCCAAGGTCGTCCGCAAGGGCCGGCTGCAGCCCGGCAAGATGTTCCTCGTCGACACCGCCGAGCACCGCATCATCGAGGACGACGAGATCAAGGCGACCCTCGCCGCCGAGCAGCCGTACGCCGAGTGGCTGGAGGCCGGCGAGATCGAGCTGGGCGACCTGCCCGAGCGCGAGCACATCGTCCACACCCACGCCTCGGTCACCCGCCGCCAGCAGACCTTCGGCTACACCGAGGAGGAGCTGCGCGTCATCCTCGCGCCGATGGCCCGCACCGGCGCCGAGCCGATCGGCTCCATGGGCACGGACTCGCCGATCGCGGCCCTCTCCGAGCGCCCGCGCCTGCTCTTCGACTACTTCACCCAGCTGTTCGCGCAGGTCACCAACCCGCCGCTGGACGCGATCCGCGAGGAGCTGGTCACCTCGCTGCGCTCCTCGCTGGGCCCGCAGGGCAACCTGCTCGACCCGACCGCCGCCTCCTGCCGGTCCGTCGTGCTGCCCTTCCCGGTGATCGACAACGACGAGCTGGCCAAGCTCATCCACATCAACGCCGACGGCGACATGCCCGGCTTCAAGGCCGCGACCCTCTCCGGCCTCTACCGGGTCTCCGGCGGCGGTGACTCCCTCGCCGCGCGCATCGCCGAGATCTGCGCCGAGGCCGACGCCGCCATAGACAACGGCGCCCGCCTGATCGTCCTCTCCGACCGGCACTCCGACGCCGAGCACGCGCCGATCCCGTCGCTGCTGCTCACCGCGGCCGTCCACCACCACCTCATCCGCACCAAGCAGCGCACCCACGTGGGCCTGCTGGTCGAGGCCGGTGACGTCCGCGAGGTCCACCACGTCGCCCTCCTCATCGGCTTCGGCGCCGCGGCCGTCAACCCGTACCTGGCGATGGAGTCGGTCGAGGACCTGCTGCGCGCCGGCACCTTCCTGGACGGCATCGAGCCGGAGAAGGCCATCAAGAACCTGATCTACGCCCTCGGCAAGGGCGTGCTGAAGGTCATGTCGAAGATGGGCATCTCCACCGTCGCCTCCTACCGCGGCGCCCAGGTCTTCGAGGCCGTCGGCCTGGACGAGGCCTTCGTCGAGAAGTACTTCAACGGCACCGCCACCAAGATCGGCGGCGTCGGCATCGACGTCATCGCCCAGGAGGTCGCCGCCCGCCACGCCAAGGCCTACCCGGCCTCCGGCATCGCTCCCGCGCACCGCGCGCTGGAGATCGGCGGCGAGTACCAGTGGCGCCGCGAGGGCGAGCCGCACCTGTTCGACCCGGAGACGGTCTTCCGCCTCCAGCACTCCACGCGCACGGCCCGCTACGACATCTTCAAGAAGTACACGGACCGGGTGAACGAGCAGTCCGAGCGGCTCATGACGCTCCGCGGGCTCTTCGGCTTCAAGTCCGACCGCGCGCCGGTCTCCATCGACGAGGTCGAGCCGGTCAGCGAGATCGTCAAGCGCTTCTCGACGGGCGCGATGTCGTACGGCTCCATCTCCAAGGAGGCGCACGAGACCCTCGCCATCGCCATGAACCAGCTGGGCGGCAAGTCCAACACCGGTGAGGGCGGCGAGGACCCGGAGCGCCTGTACGACCCCGCGCGCCGCTCGGCGATCAAGCAGGTGGCCTCCGGCCGCTTCGGCGTCACCTCCGAGTACCTGGTCAACGCGGACGACATCCAGATCAAGATGGCCCAGGGCGCCAAGCCCGGCGAGGGCGGCCAGCTGCCCGGCCACAAGGTCTACCCGTGGGTCGCCAAGACGCGTCACTCGACGCCGGGCGTCGGCCTGATCTCCCCGCCGCCGCACCACGACATCTACTCCATCGAGGACCTGGCCCAGCTGATCCACGACCTGAAGAACGCGAACCCGCAGGCGCGGATTCACGTCAAGCTGGTCTCCGAGGTCGGCGTCGGCACGGTCGCCGCGGGCGTCTCCAAGGCGCACGCGGACGTGGTCCTGATCTCCGGCCACGACGGTGGCACCGGTGCCTCCCCGCTGACCTCGCTGAAGCACGCCGGCGGCCCCTGGGAGCTGGGCCTGGCCGAGACCCAGCAGACCCTGCTGCTCAACGGCCTGCGCGACCGGATCGTCGTCCAGACCGACGGCCAGCTGAAGACCGGCCGTGACGTGGTCATCGCCGCGCTGCTCGGTGCCGAGGAGTTCGGTTTCGCGACCGCTCCGCTCGTCGTCTCCGGCTGCGTGATGATGCGCGTCTGCCACCTGGACACCTGCCCGGTCGGCATCGCCACCCAGAACCCGGTCCTGCGCGACCGCTTCGCCGGCAAGGCCGAGTACATCGTGAACTTCTTCCGGTTCATCGCCGAGGAGGTCCGCGAACTGCTCGCCGAGCTGGGCTTCCGCTCCATCGAGGAGGCCGTCGGCCACGCCGAGATGCTGGACGTCGAGCGCGCGGTCGACCACTGGAAGGCGCAGGGCCTGGACCTGGAGCCGCTGTTCCACGTGCCGTCGCTGCCCGAGGGCGCCGTCCGCCACCGGATCGTCGCCCAGGACCACGGCCTGGAGAAGGCGCTCGACAACGAGCTGATCAGGCTCGCCGCCGACGCGCTCGCCGCCGACGACGCCACCGAGGCCCAGCCGGTGCGCGCCCAGGTCGCCATCCGCAACATCAACCGCACGGTCGGCACCATGCTCGGCCACGAGGTGACGAAGAAGTTCGGCGGTGCGGGCCTGCCCGACGACACCATCGACATCACCTTCACCGGCTCGGCCGGCCAGTCCTTCGGCGCGTTCCTGCCGCGCGGTGTCACGCTGCGCCTGGAGGGCGACGCCAACGACTACGTCGGCAAGGGCCTGTCCGGCGGCCGGGTCGTCGTCCGCCCGGACCGCGCGGCCGACCACCTCGCCGAGTACTCGACCATCGCGGGCAACACCATCGGCTACGGCGCCACCGGCGGCGAGCTGTACCTGCGCGGCCGCACCGGTGAGCGGTTCTGCGTGCGCAACTCCGGCGCGCTGGTCGTCTCCGAGGGCGTGGGCGACCACGGCTGCGAGTACATGACCGGCGGTCACGCGGTCGTCCTCGGCCCGACCGGCCGCAACTTCGCGGCGGGCATGTCCGGCGGTGTCGCCTACGTCATCGACCTCGACCGCGACAACGTCAACGCCGGCAACGCCGACGCCGTCGAGGCGCTGGACGAGGCGGACAAGCAGTGGCTGCACGACGTGGTGCGCCGCCACGCCGAGGAGACCGGCTCCACGGTCGCCGGGAAGCTGCTCGCCGACTGGGACACGGCCGCGGCCCGGTTCAGCAAGATCATCCCCAGCACGTACAAGGCAGTGCTCGCCGCCAAGGACGCCGCCGAGCGAGCCGGTCTGACCGAGACCGAGATCACCGAGAAGATGATGGAGGCGGCGATCAATGGCTGA
- a CDS encoding glutamate synthase subunit beta, whose product MADPKGFLNHGREVAKTRPVGERVKDWNEVYVPGSLLPIISKQASRCMDCGIPFCHNGCPLGNLIPEWNDYAYREDWGAASERLHATNNFPEFTGRLCPAPCESACVLGINQAPVTIKNVEVSIIDKAWETGDVAPQIPERLSGKTVAVIGSGPSGLAAAQQLTRAGHTVAVYERADRIGGLLRYGIPEFKMEKRHINRRIEQMRAEGTRFRTGVEVGRDINARDLKKRYDAIVIAAGATMARDLPVPGRELNGIYQAMEYLPLANKVQEGDYVTTPISAEGKHVVVIGGGDTGADCVGTAHRQGAASVTQLEIMPRPNDDRHPTDQPWPTFPILYKVTSAHEEGGERIYSASTTHFEGDEDGNVQWLHLAEVEFVDGKLTSKPGTERKIPAQLVTLAMGFTGTDRENGLVEQFGLELDARGNIARDADFQTNVPGVFVAGDAGRGQSLIVWAIAEGRSAARGVDRHLTGASDLPAPIRPTDRALAV is encoded by the coding sequence ATGGCTGACCCGAAGGGCTTCCTGAACCACGGCCGCGAGGTCGCCAAGACCCGTCCCGTCGGTGAGCGCGTCAAGGACTGGAACGAGGTCTACGTCCCCGGCTCCCTGCTGCCGATCATCAGCAAGCAGGCCAGCCGCTGCATGGACTGCGGCATCCCGTTCTGTCACAACGGCTGCCCGCTGGGGAACCTGATCCCCGAGTGGAACGACTACGCCTACCGCGAGGACTGGGGCGCCGCCTCCGAGCGCCTGCACGCCACGAACAACTTCCCGGAGTTCACGGGCCGCCTGTGCCCCGCTCCCTGCGAGTCGGCGTGCGTCCTCGGCATCAACCAGGCGCCGGTCACCATCAAGAACGTCGAGGTCTCGATCATCGACAAGGCGTGGGAGACCGGGGACGTCGCCCCGCAGATCCCCGAGCGCCTGTCCGGCAAGACGGTCGCGGTCATCGGCTCGGGCCCCTCGGGTCTCGCCGCCGCCCAGCAGCTGACCCGGGCCGGCCACACGGTCGCCGTCTACGAGCGCGCGGACCGCATCGGCGGCCTCCTGCGCTACGGCATCCCCGAGTTCAAGATGGAGAAGCGGCACATCAACCGCCGTATCGAGCAGATGCGCGCGGAGGGCACCCGCTTCCGCACCGGTGTCGAGGTCGGGCGCGACATCAACGCGCGCGACCTGAAGAAGCGCTACGACGCGATCGTGATCGCCGCCGGTGCGACCATGGCCCGCGACCTGCCGGTCCCCGGCCGCGAACTCAACGGCATCTACCAGGCGATGGAGTACCTGCCCCTGGCGAACAAGGTCCAGGAGGGCGACTACGTCACCACCCCGATCTCGGCCGAGGGCAAGCACGTCGTCGTCATCGGCGGCGGCGACACCGGCGCGGACTGCGTCGGCACCGCCCACCGGCAGGGCGCGGCCTCCGTCACCCAGCTGGAGATCATGCCCCGTCCGAACGACGACCGGCACCCGACCGACCAGCCCTGGCCGACCTTCCCGATCCTGTACAAGGTCACCTCGGCCCACGAGGAGGGCGGCGAGCGGATCTACTCCGCCTCCACCACCCACTTCGAGGGCGACGAGGACGGCAACGTGCAGTGGCTGCACCTGGCCGAAGTGGAGTTCGTCGACGGCAAGCTGACCTCCAAGCCGGGCACCGAGCGCAAGATCCCGGCCCAGCTGGTCACCCTCGCCATGGGCTTCACCGGCACCGACCGGGAGAACGGCCTGGTGGAGCAGTTCGGCCTGGAACTCGACGCACGCGGTAACATCGCCCGCGACGCCGACTTCCAGACCAACGTGCCGGGTGTGTTCGTCGCCGGTGACGCCGGCCGCGGGCAGTCCCTCATCGTGTGGGCGATCGCGGAGGGCCGCTCGGCCGCCCGCGGTGTCGACCGCCACCTGACCGGTGCCAGCGACCTGCCGGCCCCGATCCGCCCGACGGACCGCGCACTGGCGGTCTGA
- a CDS encoding vWA domain-containing protein, producing MAAISLRKVEETAPALVSLYKSAGASLRRHGLEEVRAAVYLVVDHSGSMKPYYEDGSVQTLADRVLGLSAHLDDDGRVPAVFFSTDVDAVTDIALDSHAGSVERIVAGLGHMGRTSYHLAMDAVIDHYLDSGATAPALVVFQTDGGPVSRPAAERYLCKAAKLPLFWQFVGFGDPDSRQFDFLRKLDELAVPGKRIVDNAGFFHAGEDPRCISDTELYDRLVGEFTQWLAAARAAGIVRPTAA from the coding sequence ATGGCCGCGATCAGTCTGCGCAAGGTGGAGGAGACCGCGCCCGCGCTGGTCAGCCTGTACAAGAGCGCCGGGGCGTCTCTGCGCAGGCACGGGCTGGAGGAGGTGCGCGCCGCCGTCTACCTCGTGGTGGACCACTCCGGCTCGATGAAGCCGTACTACGAGGACGGCAGTGTGCAGACGCTCGCCGACCGGGTGCTGGGCCTGTCCGCGCACCTGGACGACGACGGGCGGGTGCCGGCGGTGTTCTTCTCGACAGACGTCGACGCGGTCACCGACATCGCCCTCGACAGCCATGCGGGCAGCGTCGAGCGGATCGTGGCCGGGCTCGGACACATGGGCAGGACCAGCTACCACCTGGCGATGGACGCCGTCATCGACCACTACCTCGACAGCGGCGCCACCGCCCCCGCCCTGGTCGTCTTCCAGACCGACGGCGGCCCGGTCAGCAGGCCCGCCGCCGAGCGCTATCTGTGCAAGGCGGCGAAACTCCCGCTGTTCTGGCAGTTCGTCGGCTTCGGCGACCCGGACAGCCGGCAGTTCGACTTCCTGCGCAAACTGGACGAGCTGGCCGTGCCCGGCAAGCGGATCGTGGACAACGCCGGCTTCTTCCACGCAGGTGAGGACCCCCGGTGCATATCCGACACCGAGCTGTACGACCGGCTCGTCGGCGAGTTCACCCAGTGGCTCGCCGCCGCCCGCGCCGCCGGGATCGTACGGCCGACCGCCGCCTGA
- a CDS encoding acyl-CoA dehydrogenase family protein — translation MRFLPDAEQRAFAGSLHAMLSAADTPAVIRDWSDGDRVSGRALWARIAGAGVFGLAVPEECGGLGRHPVELALAFEELGRHAVPGPLVETVVAAVLLGAPPAAVPRNAVPGPAGRFLPGLLAGTDLVTVAGPALDSDAALLALDADAASLRLALAPDGLRLARAAGTARPSLDPARRLTPLTPDGELLTPHAPYGLALTWARLATAAQALGVGLALLDRTVVYVRRRTQFGVPVGSFQAVKHRLADARTALEFARPLVLGAAVSLRPADVAAAKLKACEAAYRTARTALQLHGAIGYTAEYDLSLWLTKALALRTAWGTPEQCREVFLEDALKTSAPSDSP, via the coding sequence ATGCGCTTCCTGCCCGATGCCGAGCAGCGCGCCTTCGCGGGCTCGCTGCACGCGATGCTGTCGGCCGCGGACACCCCGGCGGTGATCCGGGACTGGAGCGACGGCGACCGCGTGAGCGGACGCGCGCTGTGGGCGCGGATCGCCGGGGCGGGGGTGTTCGGCCTGGCGGTGCCCGAGGAGTGCGGCGGGCTCGGCCGGCATCCGGTGGAACTGGCGCTCGCCTTCGAGGAGCTGGGGCGCCACGCGGTGCCGGGTCCGCTGGTGGAGACGGTGGTCGCGGCCGTCCTGCTCGGCGCGCCCCCCGCGGCGGTGCCCCGGAACGCGGTGCCCGGGCCGGCCGGCCGGTTCCTGCCGGGACTCCTGGCGGGGACGGACCTCGTGACGGTCGCGGGGCCCGCACTCGACAGCGATGCGGCGCTCCTCGCGCTCGACGCCGACGCGGCCTCCCTGCGCCTCGCGCTCGCCCCCGACGGACTCCGCCTGGCCCGCGCCGCAGGGACGGCGCGCCCGTCCCTGGACCCCGCCCGCCGCCTGACCCCCCTCACCCCGGACGGCGAACTCCTCACTCCCCACGCCCCGTACGGCCTCGCCCTCACCTGGGCCCGCCTGGCCACCGCCGCCCAGGCGCTCGGTGTCGGGCTCGCGCTCCTCGACCGCACGGTCGTATACGTCCGCCGGCGCACCCAGTTCGGTGTCCCCGTCGGCTCCTTCCAGGCGGTCAAGCACCGCCTCGCCGACGCCAGGACCGCGCTGGAGTTCGCGCGCCCGCTGGTCCTCGGCGCGGCGGTGTCGCTCCGGCCCGCGGACGTGGCCGCCGCCAAGCTCAAGGCGTGCGAGGCGGCGTACCGCACGGCCCGTACGGCGCTGCAGCTGCACGGCGCGATCGGCTACACCGCGGAGTACGACCTGTCGCTGTGGCTGACCAAGGCCCTTGCCCTGCGGACCGCGTGGGGCACGCCCGAACAGTGCCGGGAGGTGTTTCTGGAGGACGCGCTCAAGACGTCGGCGCCCTCGGACTCGCCCTGA
- a CDS encoding acyl-CoA dehydrogenase family protein, which translates to MDLTHSEADEEFRAEARAWLEAHVPRTPLPSLETAEGFAAHRAWEAELAADRWSVVSWPQRYGGRDAGLLRWLVFEEEYWAAGAPGRVGQNGVSLLAPTLFDHGTQEQRARVLPPMATGEVVWAQAWSEPEAGSDLASLTSRAVRTDGGWLLSGQKTWSSRAAFADRAFGLFRSDPGAPKPHQGLTYLMFDLRAPGVTVRPIGRLDGRPAFAELFLDDVFVPDEDVLGEPGQGWRIAMSTAGNERGLTLRSPGRFLASAHRLAGLWRERGCPDHARARVADALIDARAYQLFTYAAASRFLEGERLGPESSMNKVFWSELDLALHETALDLLGEEGELTDSLWSEGYVFALAGPIYAGTNEIQRDIVAERLLGLPKGRR; encoded by the coding sequence GTGGACCTGACCCACTCCGAAGCCGACGAGGAGTTCCGCGCCGAGGCCCGCGCCTGGCTCGAGGCGCATGTGCCGCGCACGCCGCTGCCGTCTCTGGAAACGGCGGAGGGCTTCGCGGCCCACCGCGCGTGGGAGGCCGAACTGGCCGCGGACCGCTGGTCGGTGGTCTCCTGGCCGCAGCGGTACGGCGGCCGGGACGCCGGTCTGCTGCGCTGGCTGGTCTTCGAGGAGGAGTACTGGGCGGCGGGCGCGCCGGGCCGGGTCGGGCAGAACGGCGTCAGCCTGCTCGCGCCGACGCTCTTCGACCACGGCACGCAGGAGCAGCGCGCGCGTGTACTGCCCCCGATGGCGACCGGCGAGGTGGTCTGGGCGCAGGCCTGGTCCGAGCCGGAGGCGGGCTCCGACCTGGCCTCGCTCACCTCCCGGGCGGTCAGGACGGACGGCGGCTGGCTGCTCAGCGGCCAGAAGACCTGGTCCTCGCGGGCGGCCTTCGCCGACCGGGCCTTCGGCCTGTTCCGCAGCGATCCCGGGGCGCCGAAACCGCACCAGGGGCTCACGTACCTGATGTTCGACCTGCGGGCCCCCGGTGTCACCGTCCGCCCGATCGGGCGCCTGGACGGCAGACCGGCCTTCGCGGAGCTGTTCCTGGACGACGTGTTCGTGCCGGACGAGGACGTGCTCGGCGAGCCCGGCCAGGGCTGGCGGATCGCGATGTCCACGGCCGGCAACGAACGCGGGCTCACCCTGCGTTCACCGGGCCGCTTCCTCGCCTCGGCGCACCGGCTCGCCGGGCTGTGGCGGGAGCGCGGCTGCCCGGACCACGCACGCGCCCGCGTGGCCGACGCCCTCATCGACGCCCGCGCCTACCAGCTGTTCACCTACGCGGCCGCCTCCCGCTTCCTGGAGGGCGAGCGGCTCGGCCCCGAGTCCAGCATGAACAAGGTGTTCTGGTCCGAGCTGGACCTCGCGCTGCACGAGACGGCACTCGATCTGCTGGGCGAGGAGGGCGAGTTGACGGACTCGCTCTGGTCCGAGGGGTATGTGTTCGCGCTGGCCGGGCCGATCTACGCGGGCACCAACGAGATCCAGCGGGACATCGTCGCCGAGCGGCTGCTCGGCCTGCCGAAGGGACGCCGCTGA
- a CDS encoding SDR family oxidoreductase, with the protein MTGVESPAYVTGHGLLRGRTAVITAAAGAGIGGATAHRFLEEGARVLISDAHTRRLKEHEAELGRKFPGRVAAVPCDVTDEAQVHTLFETAVREHGRIDIVVNNAGLGGTSHLVDMTDEQWSRVLDVTLNGTFRCTRAALRAMRETGGGVIVNNASVVGWRAQAGQAHYAAAKAGVMALTRCAAVEAAAYGVRVNAVAPSLAMHPHLVKVTSAELLEQLTEREAFGRYAEPWEVANVIVFLASGYSSYMTGEVVAVSSQHA; encoded by the coding sequence ATGACAGGCGTCGAGAGCCCGGCCTACGTCACCGGGCACGGACTGCTCAGGGGCCGCACCGCCGTCATCACCGCGGCGGCCGGCGCCGGCATCGGCGGAGCGACGGCGCACCGCTTCCTGGAGGAGGGCGCGCGCGTGCTGATCAGCGACGCGCACACGCGCCGGCTCAAGGAGCACGAGGCGGAACTGGGCCGCAAGTTCCCGGGCCGGGTGGCGGCGGTGCCGTGCGACGTGACCGACGAGGCACAGGTGCACACCCTGTTCGAGACGGCCGTCCGGGAGCACGGCAGGATCGACATCGTCGTCAACAACGCGGGACTGGGCGGCACTTCGCACCTCGTCGACATGACCGACGAACAGTGGTCCCGCGTCCTCGACGTCACCCTGAACGGCACCTTCCGCTGCACCCGCGCCGCCCTGCGGGCCATGCGGGAGACCGGCGGCGGGGTGATCGTCAACAACGCCTCCGTCGTCGGCTGGCGCGCCCAGGCCGGGCAGGCGCACTACGCCGCCGCCAAGGCCGGGGTGATGGCGCTGACCCGGTGCGCGGCGGTCGAGGCCGCCGCCTACGGCGTCCGGGTCAACGCGGTGGCCCCCAGCCTCGCCATGCATCCGCATCTGGTGAAGGTCACCTCGGCCGAACTGCTGGAGCAGCTGACCGAGCGGGAGGCCTTCGGGCGGTACGCCGAGCCCTGGGAAGTGGCCAACGTGATCGTGTTCCTGGCGTCCGGCTACTCCTCGTACATGACCGGCGAGGTCGTCGCCGTCAGCAGCCAGCATGCCTAG
- a CDS encoding TetR/AcrR family transcriptional regulator — protein sequence MPTKKKPQVTPAAARRGELLTTAAEVFAEHGYNATTVRKIADHAGMLAGSLYYHFDSKESMLEEILRTFLDELWDGYDTVLASGLGPRETLEALVTESFREIDRHRAAVAIYQKESRQLVAQDRFAFLAESQRRFEKAWLSTLERGVAEHVFRADLDVRLTYRFVRDTVWVAASWYRPGGQHSPEEIARQYLSMVLDGIAVRE from the coding sequence GTGCCGACCAAGAAGAAGCCCCAGGTGACCCCGGCAGCGGCCCGGCGCGGCGAACTCCTGACCACCGCCGCCGAGGTCTTCGCCGAGCACGGCTACAACGCCACCACCGTCCGCAAGATCGCCGACCACGCCGGGATGCTCGCGGGCAGCCTCTACTACCACTTCGACTCCAAGGAGTCGATGCTCGAGGAGATCCTGCGGACCTTCCTCGACGAGCTGTGGGACGGCTACGACACCGTCCTGGCCTCCGGGCTCGGGCCCCGCGAGACGCTGGAGGCGCTGGTGACCGAGTCCTTCCGGGAGATCGACCGGCACCGCGCGGCCGTCGCGATCTACCAGAAGGAGAGCCGGCAGCTCGTCGCCCAGGACCGGTTCGCGTTTCTCGCCGAGTCCCAGCGCCGCTTCGAGAAGGCCTGGCTGTCCACGCTGGAGCGCGGGGTCGCCGAGCATGTCTTCCGCGCCGACCTGGACGTCCGCCTCACCTACCGGTTCGTCCGCGACACCGTCTGGGTCGCCGCCTCCTGGTACCGGCCCGGCGGACAGCACAGCCCCGAGGAGATCGCCCGCCAGTACCTGTCGATGGTGCTGGACGGGATCGCCGTACGCGAGTGA